A stretch of DNA from Actinomycetota bacterium:
ACGCGCCCACCGACATCCGCACGCTGCTCTCCTCGGCCAAGGTCGTGCTCGGCCCCATGGCCGGGATCACCGAGGCGCCGTTTCGCGCAATCTGCAAGCGGATGGGCGCGGGCCTCACGTACACGGAGATGATCAGCGCCAAAGGACTGCACTTCAACCCCGATTCCCACATCACCCGTGCGCTGCTGACCCTGTCGGCCGAGGAGACCCCGTGCGCCGTTCAGATCTTCGGCGCGGAACCGGAGGTCATGGCAGTACAGGCTGCGGCGATCGTCGCGAACCATGGCAAGGACGTCGCGGCGATCGACATAAACATGGGGTGTCCGGTGACCAAGGTGGTCGCCAAGGGCGAGGGCAGCGCCCTGATGCGCACGCCCGAGCTTGCCGCGAGCATCGTCGAGCACGTGCGCGAGGCGTGCGGCGTGCCGGTCACGGTGAAGTTCCGCAAAGGCTGGGACGATACCGAAGTCAACGCGGCGGAGTTCGCACAAGCGATGGAGGCGGCAGGCGCCTCGGCGCTGGCGGTCCACGGTCGGACGCGCGACCAGTTCTACCAAGGGAAGGCCGACTGGGACGTGATCGGGGCGGTGAAGGCGGCGGTCGGCGTGCCCGTGATCGGCAGCGGCGACGTGTTCTCGGCCCGAGACGTGATGGCGATGCTTGAGCGCACGGGCGTCGACGCCGTCATGATCGCCCGAGGCGCTCAGGGGAACCCATGGATCTTCCGCG
This window harbors:
- the dusB gene encoding tRNA dihydrouridine synthase DusB → MTDAPTDIRTLLSSAKVVLGPMAGITEAPFRAICKRMGAGLTYTEMISAKGLHFNPDSHITRALLTLSAEETPCAVQIFGAEPEVMAVQAAAIVANHGKDVAAIDINMGCPVTKVVAKGEGSALMRTPELAASIVEHVREACGVPVTVKFRKGWDDTEVNAAEFAQAMEAAGASALAVHGRTRDQFYQGKADWDVIGAVKAAVGVPVIGSGDVFSARDVMAMLERTGVDAVMIARGAQGNPWIFREARALIETGDEIAPPTGFERIDMAREHGAALVEFAGHRTFTRMRKHIAWYVAGMPGATFVRDRANKARSYEELDGLLVEYRDYLEARGA